In Microbacterium foliorum, the following proteins share a genomic window:
- a CDS encoding DUF4352 domain-containing protein, producing the protein MTMGNKYSSVLGCGRTVLGASAVLVAGLLLAGCTSEPIADGSQNSDPVATATVPAPGGGTVDDVVVAEEDQPVPAAAAVETPLDRPAELDDGMVIAVTEAERVETKAETPGEIAGPAVAVRLKITNGTDSTVDLSSVMVSLTGADGAFGQPTTSAPAAPFSGEIAAGGDAVGTYVFGIPAEQRDDLSITVEYVAGAPVALFVGEI; encoded by the coding sequence ATGACCATGGGGAACAAATATTCGAGCGTACTCGGATGCGGGAGAACCGTGCTCGGCGCGTCAGCTGTGCTCGTAGCTGGGCTGCTGCTCGCTGGATGCACCTCGGAACCGATCGCTGACGGATCGCAGAACTCTGATCCTGTCGCCACGGCCACTGTGCCTGCGCCGGGCGGGGGGACGGTTGACGACGTCGTCGTGGCTGAAGAGGATCAGCCCGTTCCAGCTGCCGCCGCGGTAGAGACTCCGCTGGATCGACCCGCGGAACTCGACGACGGGATGGTCATCGCCGTCACGGAGGCTGAACGAGTAGAGACCAAGGCTGAAACCCCCGGGGAGATCGCTGGTCCGGCCGTCGCGGTGCGACTGAAGATCACGAACGGCACCGATTCGACCGTCGATCTCAGCTCGGTGATGGTCTCGCTGACCGGCGCTGACGGCGCCTTCGGTCAGCCGACCACTTCCGCTCCCGCCGCGCCCTTCTCCGGCGAGATCGCCGCGGGCGGCGATGCAGTGGGCACCTATGTCTTCGGTATTCCCGCAGAGCAGCGGGACGACCTTTCCATCACAGTCGAGTATGTGGCGGGCGCGCCGGTTGCGCTGTTCGTCGGTGAGATCTAG
- a CDS encoding DUF6492 family protein, with the protein MTDGQTKGLTFVTVTFRAEDALLRLQARSMARFLDASVVETIIVIDNGSPGLGTRARRSLLSEYGVLAPRVRIGRAEELTHLPFASGWTLQQVLKISVSTTVETPWYVLLDAKNHFVRSVARSDFVAPDGRARGGFHSYAAHPLLPRLRTTLAYLGLSESLADRFPPTSTPFVMNTEVAQSVIADVADRSGRPFAEEFVKQNLSEFFLYSGWVARRSGGWSEMLDGEAIQSPTVWGGAADGAGVGAALAEVTRWEAPLFAVHRRAMGRLDASGTAMLADFWTGRELFADEREVRRFLRTAKRDRVLDAVRSRVRRTVGS; encoded by the coding sequence ATGACCGACGGGCAGACGAAGGGCCTGACGTTCGTCACGGTCACCTTCCGTGCGGAGGACGCACTTCTCCGGCTGCAGGCCCGTTCTATGGCGCGGTTCCTCGATGCCTCGGTGGTGGAGACCATCATCGTCATCGACAACGGCTCGCCGGGGCTCGGGACGCGTGCTCGCAGAAGTCTCCTCTCCGAGTACGGAGTGCTTGCGCCGCGAGTCCGGATCGGCCGCGCCGAGGAACTGACCCACCTGCCGTTTGCGTCGGGCTGGACCCTCCAACAGGTGCTGAAGATCTCGGTCTCCACAACCGTCGAGACGCCGTGGTATGTGTTGCTCGACGCGAAGAATCACTTCGTGAGGTCGGTCGCACGCAGCGACTTCGTCGCGCCCGATGGGCGGGCTCGTGGCGGCTTCCACAGCTACGCAGCGCATCCGCTTCTTCCTCGGCTGCGCACGACACTGGCGTACCTCGGATTGAGCGAGTCGCTTGCCGACCGATTCCCACCGACGTCGACGCCGTTCGTGATGAACACAGAAGTGGCGCAGTCCGTCATCGCCGACGTCGCCGACCGTTCGGGCCGCCCTTTCGCGGAGGAGTTCGTGAAGCAGAATCTCTCGGAGTTCTTCCTGTACTCGGGCTGGGTTGCGCGACGCAGTGGAGGCTGGTCGGAGATGCTCGACGGAGAAGCGATCCAGTCGCCGACCGTCTGGGGTGGAGCCGCTGACGGCGCGGGCGTGGGCGCCGCGCTGGCGGAGGTGACCCGATGGGAGGCTCCCCTGTTTGCTGTGCATCGCAGGGCGATGGGACGGCTGGATGCTTCGGGTACTGCGATGCTCGCGGATTTCTGGACTGGACGAGAACTGTTCGCCGATGAGCGGGAGGTCCGGCGATTCCTTCGTACCGCCAAGCGGGATCGCGTGCTCGATGCCGTTCGATCCCGGGTGAGACGGACCGTCGGGTCGTAG
- a CDS encoding CDP-alcohol phosphatidyltransferase family protein produces the protein MSTHAEVGESGALESFAQTLARLRSAQKGRAAGAPAYSIYVNRPVGRFFAAVAYRLGATPNQVTLVSALFTFTGIALIAAAPVTLLSGLAIWLLLAVGYALDSADGQVARLRGGGSLAGEWLDHFIDALKISSLHLAVLVGLARVDILPVGMLAFPLIFAVVANTTFFGMILNDLLKGKASVASSTAVGGGGSMRSFLLLPTDFGILCAAFVFWGWTSGFILLYGALAVCCLVFLIAAAIKWFRDMRRIDGERTR, from the coding sequence GTGAGCACGCATGCTGAAGTTGGGGAATCCGGCGCGTTGGAGTCATTCGCGCAGACGCTCGCGCGTCTCCGTTCCGCGCAGAAGGGACGTGCTGCGGGCGCGCCCGCGTACTCGATCTACGTGAATCGACCGGTTGGGCGGTTCTTCGCGGCGGTCGCATACCGTTTGGGTGCGACCCCCAATCAGGTGACCCTGGTCAGCGCGCTGTTCACGTTCACGGGCATCGCCCTGATCGCAGCCGCCCCGGTGACCCTGCTGTCCGGTCTCGCGATCTGGCTTCTGCTCGCGGTCGGCTATGCGCTCGACTCGGCAGACGGGCAGGTTGCTCGTCTGCGCGGGGGTGGGTCCCTTGCAGGGGAGTGGCTCGACCACTTCATCGACGCCTTGAAGATCAGCAGTCTCCACCTCGCGGTGCTCGTTGGCCTGGCGCGCGTCGATATCCTGCCCGTCGGGATGCTTGCTTTTCCGTTGATATTCGCTGTGGTGGCCAACACGACCTTCTTCGGGATGATCCTCAACGACCTCCTGAAGGGCAAAGCGTCCGTGGCCTCGTCCACGGCCGTGGGAGGTGGTGGGAGCATGCGCTCGTTCCTGCTGTTGCCGACCGACTTCGGCATCCTCTGCGCCGCTTTCGTTTTCTGGGGCTGGACCTCCGGATTCATCCTTCTCTACGGCGCACTGGCTGTGTGCTGCCTGGTCTTTCTCATCGCGGCCGCGATCAAATGGTTCCGCGACATGAGGCGGATCGATGGCGAGCGGACCCGATGA
- a CDS encoding glycosyltransferase translates to MQTFGVPRPTTNPYIVQLAAALEAEPRIEHLPFRWHSALFGGVDVLHVHWADTLLAGRTPLTRSAKRVAMALLLLRIRVRRIPVVRTVHNLSLRDAGRMDATLMRMLERRTKLRIHLTPTTPDEPGTPSVVIPHGHYVEWFAQFRKEDMVPGRIGYVGLLKVYKGIDRLLQAFGEAKTPGISLRLAGKPADEDTAAFVAQRLPALPDAQAELRYVSEAELVALVTSSEVVVLPYREMHNSGAALAALSLSRPVVVPANPTNAALAEEVGAGWVLQFDGALDGAALDLALSQSRSADRPVGPDLSGRGWSEAGRLHADAYLRVAGDQARRKERR, encoded by the coding sequence ATGCAGACGTTCGGCGTGCCGAGGCCGACGACGAATCCGTACATCGTGCAGCTCGCCGCTGCCCTCGAGGCCGAACCTCGGATCGAGCACTTGCCTTTCCGGTGGCACTCCGCGCTTTTCGGCGGGGTCGATGTGCTGCACGTGCATTGGGCGGACACTCTGCTGGCGGGACGTACGCCGCTCACGCGCTCAGCGAAGCGTGTCGCGATGGCCTTGTTGCTGCTGCGCATCAGAGTGCGTCGCATTCCGGTGGTTCGGACGGTGCACAATCTCAGCCTGCGTGACGCAGGTCGCATGGACGCGACGTTGATGCGGATGCTCGAACGACGGACGAAGCTTCGGATTCATCTGACTCCGACGACCCCGGATGAACCCGGGACGCCCTCGGTTGTGATTCCGCATGGACACTACGTCGAGTGGTTCGCCCAGTTCCGCAAGGAGGACATGGTGCCCGGTCGGATCGGATATGTCGGATTGCTGAAAGTGTATAAGGGCATCGACCGGCTGCTACAGGCGTTCGGCGAGGCGAAGACCCCCGGAATCTCGCTCAGACTCGCCGGCAAACCAGCCGACGAAGACACCGCTGCCTTCGTCGCCCAACGGCTACCTGCATTGCCGGACGCTCAAGCCGAGCTCCGGTATGTGAGCGAGGCAGAACTCGTCGCTCTCGTGACCTCGAGCGAGGTCGTGGTGCTGCCATATCGGGAGATGCACAATTCCGGGGCTGCTCTGGCCGCTCTTTCTCTGTCACGGCCTGTAGTCGTACCCGCCAACCCGACCAATGCCGCGCTCGCTGAAGAGGTTGGGGCCGGGTGGGTGCTGCAGTTCGACGGAGCCCTCGATGGCGCTGCGTTGGACCTTGCGCTCTCTCAGTCGCGTTCCGCGGATCGCCCAGTCGGCCCCGATCTCTCCGGACGAGGCTGGTCCGAGGCCGGGAGACTCCACGCAGACGCTTATCTGCGCGTCGCGGGAGACCAAGCGCGAAGGAAAGAACGACGGTGA
- a CDS encoding PKD domain-containing protein yields the protein MNRPSRLRRLLAMLVASTVIGVGFATGVGAPASAADQRAPIEQRNESTVTADPLPTVQIDSGIVLAQVINGNTVYAGGTFSNARPAGAAQGANLMPRSNLLAYDINTGVATAFAPQINGTVRALAVSPDGTRLYVGGSFNSVDGQTRFNFAAFDTATGQLVSSFKPAMGGSYVNAIVATDSTIYIGGLIGAAGGQVRKNLAAVSRAGAVLGWAPTTDRQVDTMVMDPTQEKLLIGGRFAMVNDASQRGLAALDVNNGAVLPWAVTATVKNGWGTGSSAGKAGISTLTTDGSAVYGTGWVFADKTVGNLEGLFAAEAGTGAVRWIADCHGDHYGVYSDGTNVYSTGHEHDCQTAGGLPQAYPAPGNLRHATIYTAAQKGTLTTSPSVNSIYADWGGYPAPAAVNWYPDWTTGTASGSGQAGWTVTGNGEYVVVGGEFPYVNSQRNQGIARFSTHPAGGAKQAPRLTGAAWVPVAKSVRAESVRVSIPANWDRDDLNLTYELWRDGAAAPVSSKTASSTFWNMPQVTLEDTGLPSGSAQTYRVVARDGDGNATSSASVSVTVSSTPPSEYANAVLNDDPATYWRLGNRDGAVDWAGSNDGVVGSGVTWSAGTAIGADAGGGSANFNGSASSGIASPRSVAGPSTYSVEMWFNTTTSSGGKLIGFGNAATGNSGSYDRHLYMQNDGRLVFGAYPGGVRTITSPSSYRNGAWHHVVASQGAGGMKLYVDGVLVASDPNTTTAQAYDGFWRVGGDNLGGWPNQPSSSSFSGRIDEVAVYPTSLSADQVAAHYAVGAELARPSADAVATGDDLAWTLDASGSTAPAGRSIVQYSWDFGDGQTATGVTASHVYQAAGTYEVRVTVRDSANMTATKSISVVATAPHLAPTAVITSAPAGLSVAFDASASTTTDGATLASYAWTFGDGATSTEAAPTYTFPAAGEYTVSLTVTDSEGAVSTPATSQVTVTHQAPTAGFTSTATGLTATFDATSSTAADGAALTYAWDFGDGSTGSGVSPSHPYAENGTYSVTLTVSDSLGAISEPVVKSISVAAQNFVAQDDFERQSGSGWGTAPVGGVWTGAAGLSVETGTGRITMNPGQTRSSMLSGVNAGDLNVTAQVSVNKVANGGGVHFNLLTHKSSAGDYRAKLRISPTGAVTVSLARQLGTTETQLVSKVLTGYTQTANAELLMRLETVTVSGVTALRLKVWPAGGSEPAEWFVTASDATAELQGAGQIGVLSYLSGSTTNAPVVVAVDNVTAIGPAVDPPHADPVATFTASATDLAVAFDSSGSAASDGATIAAYAWSFGDGSTSAEANPTHTYAAAGTYPVTLTVTDSEGSASAAFAGNVTVTAPPVAGDPVAQDDFDRNIDPGLGTAPFGGAWTGTAGLSVAGGTARFATGPGQTRWAALAGVSVLDSDARVVVATDRVANGGGAHVNLTSRKTAAGEYRLKLRIASSGVVTVSIAKVVGGVETIIANRSLSGYTHSANAQLNLRLQLLSVGGTTTLNGNVWPVGTTEPAAWTVTTTDSQAELQQAGQVGMLTYLSGSATNGPVAVLFDDLLVK from the coding sequence ATGAACCGTCCTTCTCGCCTCCGCCGCCTCTTGGCGATGCTGGTGGCCTCGACAGTGATAGGCGTGGGCTTCGCGACCGGAGTGGGGGCTCCTGCATCTGCTGCTGATCAGCGCGCGCCCATCGAACAACGCAATGAGAGCACGGTGACGGCCGACCCCTTGCCTACGGTGCAGATCGACTCCGGCATCGTCCTGGCGCAGGTGATCAACGGCAACACCGTCTACGCAGGAGGTACCTTCTCCAATGCCCGCCCGGCGGGTGCGGCGCAAGGGGCCAACCTCATGCCCCGTAGCAATCTGCTCGCCTACGACATCAACACCGGAGTCGCGACGGCCTTTGCGCCGCAGATCAACGGCACGGTGCGAGCGCTCGCAGTGTCGCCCGACGGCACGCGTCTTTACGTCGGTGGCTCTTTCAACTCCGTCGACGGTCAGACCCGTTTCAACTTCGCAGCGTTCGACACTGCCACGGGGCAGCTGGTCTCCTCGTTCAAGCCGGCCATGGGCGGTTCGTATGTGAACGCAATCGTCGCGACCGACTCGACGATCTACATCGGTGGACTGATCGGCGCCGCCGGCGGGCAGGTGCGCAAGAATCTCGCCGCAGTGAGCCGCGCCGGCGCGGTTCTCGGGTGGGCGCCCACGACCGATCGTCAGGTCGACACGATGGTAATGGATCCGACTCAGGAGAAGCTCCTCATCGGCGGTCGCTTTGCGATGGTGAACGACGCCTCGCAGAGGGGCCTCGCGGCTCTGGACGTGAACAACGGTGCGGTCTTGCCCTGGGCGGTCACCGCTACGGTCAAGAACGGGTGGGGAACCGGCAGCAGCGCCGGAAAGGCCGGGATCTCGACCCTGACGACGGACGGCTCAGCCGTCTACGGCACAGGGTGGGTGTTCGCCGACAAGACGGTCGGCAACCTCGAGGGTCTCTTCGCTGCCGAGGCGGGTACTGGAGCGGTGCGCTGGATCGCGGACTGCCACGGCGACCACTACGGCGTGTACTCGGACGGCACGAACGTCTACAGCACGGGTCACGAGCACGATTGCCAGACCGCCGGCGGCCTTCCGCAGGCGTACCCCGCGCCCGGAAACCTGAGGCACGCCACGATCTACACGGCGGCGCAGAAGGGAACCCTGACCACGTCGCCCTCAGTCAACTCGATCTATGCCGACTGGGGCGGTTACCCTGCGCCGGCTGCGGTGAACTGGTACCCGGATTGGACTACAGGCACGGCGTCGGGCTCGGGCCAGGCGGGTTGGACGGTCACCGGCAACGGGGAATACGTCGTCGTCGGAGGTGAGTTCCCCTATGTGAACTCCCAGCGCAACCAGGGGATCGCACGTTTCTCCACGCACCCCGCCGGTGGCGCCAAGCAGGCTCCACGGCTCACGGGCGCCGCATGGGTGCCCGTTGCGAAGTCCGTTCGCGCCGAATCCGTGCGTGTCTCCATTCCCGCGAACTGGGATCGGGACGATCTCAACCTGACATACGAGCTCTGGCGCGACGGCGCAGCGGCACCTGTCTCCTCAAAGACTGCCAGCTCCACCTTCTGGAATATGCCGCAGGTGACGCTCGAGGACACGGGGCTGCCCTCCGGCTCTGCTCAGACGTACCGCGTGGTGGCTCGAGACGGTGACGGCAATGCGACATCGAGTGCTTCGGTATCGGTGACGGTAAGTTCGACGCCGCCCTCTGAGTACGCGAACGCTGTGCTGAACGACGACCCGGCCACCTATTGGAGGCTCGGCAATCGAGATGGTGCTGTCGACTGGGCTGGGTCCAACGACGGCGTCGTCGGTTCGGGCGTGACTTGGTCAGCCGGAACTGCGATCGGTGCGGACGCAGGCGGTGGTTCCGCTAATTTCAATGGCTCGGCTTCGAGCGGTATCGCTTCGCCTCGGAGCGTGGCCGGTCCGTCGACGTACTCCGTGGAGATGTGGTTCAACACGACCACCTCTTCGGGAGGCAAGCTCATCGGTTTCGGTAATGCTGCGACGGGCAACTCGGGAAGCTACGATCGTCATCTCTATATGCAGAATGACGGGCGCCTGGTCTTCGGGGCTTACCCCGGCGGGGTCAGAACCATCACCTCTCCGTCGTCATATCGGAATGGTGCCTGGCACCACGTGGTGGCTTCTCAGGGCGCCGGCGGCATGAAGCTCTACGTTGACGGCGTGCTCGTCGCTTCCGATCCGAACACGACCACGGCCCAGGCGTATGACGGGTTCTGGCGCGTGGGCGGAGACAACCTGGGCGGCTGGCCGAATCAGCCGAGTTCATCGTCGTTCAGCGGGCGGATCGACGAGGTCGCTGTGTATCCCACAAGTCTGAGCGCTGATCAGGTCGCCGCTCACTACGCAGTGGGCGCGGAACTGGCTCGACCCAGCGCGGACGCCGTTGCAACAGGTGACGACCTCGCGTGGACGCTCGACGCATCGGGATCCACCGCGCCGGCAGGTCGGTCGATCGTTCAGTACTCCTGGGATTTCGGTGACGGTCAGACCGCGACAGGGGTCACCGCATCGCACGTCTATCAGGCGGCTGGAACGTACGAAGTAAGGGTGACCGTGCGCGACAGCGCCAACATGACAGCGACGAAGTCCATCTCCGTCGTCGCCACAGCGCCGCATCTCGCTCCTACCGCAGTCATCACCTCCGCACCTGCGGGTCTGTCGGTGGCGTTCGATGCCTCCGCGTCGACCACGACGGACGGTGCGACTCTCGCCTCGTACGCCTGGACTTTCGGGGACGGAGCGACGTCCACAGAAGCGGCGCCCACCTATACCTTCCCGGCAGCCGGAGAATACACGGTGTCCTTGACGGTGACGGACAGCGAAGGAGCGGTGAGTACGCCGGCGACCTCACAGGTCACAGTGACGCACCAAGCGCCGACGGCGGGTTTCACTTCGACGGCGACGGGACTCACCGCCACCTTCGACGCGACGTCGTCGACAGCTGCAGACGGCGCGGCCCTGACCTACGCGTGGGACTTCGGCGACGGAAGCACCGGTTCAGGTGTGAGCCCTTCGCACCCGTACGCAGAGAATGGTACCTACTCGGTGACTCTCACGGTCAGCGATAGCCTGGGCGCGATCAGCGAGCCTGTCGTGAAGAGCATCAGCGTCGCGGCTCAGAACTTCGTCGCCCAGGATGATTTCGAGCGTCAGTCAGGATCTGGTTGGGGAACCGCACCCGTCGGCGGCGTCTGGACCGGTGCGGCCGGTCTCAGCGTCGAGACGGGAACGGGGCGGATCACGATGAATCCGGGGCAGACTCGTTCGAGCATGCTCAGCGGCGTCAACGCGGGAGACCTGAATGTCACTGCTCAGGTTTCGGTGAATAAAGTCGCGAACGGAGGTGGCGTGCACTTCAACCTCCTTACACACAAGAGCTCGGCCGGTGATTATCGGGCGAAGCTCCGTATCTCGCCGACCGGTGCGGTTACGGTCAGCCTCGCCCGACAGCTCGGAACAACCGAGACGCAGCTGGTCAGCAAGGTGCTAACCGGCTACACGCAGACCGCGAACGCCGAGCTGCTGATGCGGTTGGAGACCGTAACGGTTTCGGGAGTGACCGCGCTGCGGCTCAAGGTCTGGCCAGCAGGCGGCAGTGAGCCGGCCGAATGGTTCGTCACCGCGTCTGATGCCACAGCCGAGCTGCAGGGCGCTGGACAGATCGGGGTGCTCTCGTATCTGTCGGGGAGCACGACGAACGCGCCGGTTGTCGTGGCCGTCGACAATGTGACGGCGATCGGACCTGCAGTGGACCCGCCACACGCCGATCCTGTCGCGACCTTCACAGCGAGCGCCACCGATCTCGCCGTGGCTTTCGATTCCTCAGGGTCCGCAGCGTCGGACGGAGCGACCATCGCCGCCTACGCATGGTCGTTCGGCGATGGTTCGACATCGGCCGAGGCGAATCCTACGCACACTTACGCTGCTGCAGGCACATACCCCGTCACCTTGACGGTGACGGACAGTGAGGGCTCGGCGAGCGCGGCGTTCGCCGGAAATGTCACGGTCACCGCGCCGCCGGTTGCAGGCGACCCCGTCGCGCAGGATGACTTCGACCGAAACATCGATCCGGGACTCGGCACTGCACCGTTCGGCGGCGCCTGGACAGGCACAGCTGGACTCAGCGTCGCTGGCGGAACCGCGCGATTCGCGACCGGGCCAGGCCAGACGAGGTGGGCTGCACTCGCCGGGGTGAGCGTGCTCGACTCCGACGCGCGCGTGGTCGTCGCTACCGACCGTGTGGCGAACGGTGGTGGTGCTCACGTCAACCTGACTTCGC
- a CDS encoding glycosyltransferase codes for MSIRSALLIVNYGSRRLLEENLARTAVPENMDVVIVDNLSTPEERAELLALSARAGWNLLSPASNLGFGGGMNLAASAAIARGAEVLVLLNPDAYIPEDGLARLVAAGSEPGTLVAPMVLRPDGGHFSSAMEVDLATGSLRRAVGGRRYAASAIWVSGACLAVGAELWNRVGGFDDDYFLYWEDVDLSVRVVAAGGRIKVDESIVAVHSPGGTQGGGRSKSAIYYRFNTRNRLVFAAKHVPPAAQRRWVRTAPKAAWDILLRGGRRQFVRPLRTLWPAARGTWEGWRFVRTAREAATRHG; via the coding sequence ATGAGCATCCGGTCGGCGCTCCTAATCGTCAACTACGGTTCGCGCCGTCTGCTGGAGGAGAACCTCGCGAGGACTGCGGTTCCCGAGAACATGGATGTCGTCATCGTCGACAACCTCAGCACGCCCGAGGAGCGTGCGGAGCTTCTCGCTCTCAGCGCGCGTGCCGGCTGGAACCTGCTGTCGCCGGCGTCGAATCTGGGGTTCGGCGGAGGCATGAACCTCGCGGCCAGCGCGGCGATAGCGCGCGGAGCGGAGGTGCTCGTGCTGCTCAACCCTGACGCATACATCCCCGAGGACGGACTCGCGCGCCTCGTGGCGGCGGGCTCCGAGCCCGGCACCCTCGTCGCGCCGATGGTGTTGCGTCCCGACGGCGGCCACTTCTCCTCGGCGATGGAAGTGGATCTCGCCACAGGATCCCTTCGCAGGGCGGTGGGCGGGCGCCGGTATGCCGCCTCAGCCATCTGGGTCAGCGGAGCCTGCCTGGCGGTGGGGGCTGAGCTGTGGAACCGCGTCGGCGGCTTCGATGACGACTACTTCCTGTACTGGGAGGATGTGGATCTCTCCGTCCGCGTGGTTGCGGCTGGCGGTCGAATCAAGGTGGACGAGAGCATCGTCGCTGTCCACAGCCCTGGCGGCACCCAGGGGGGCGGCCGGTCCAAGTCAGCGATCTATTACCGTTTCAACACCCGTAACCGTCTGGTGTTCGCTGCCAAACATGTGCCGCCGGCCGCACAGCGACGTTGGGTGCGTACCGCGCCGAAAGCGGCGTGGGACATTCTGCTTCGAGGTGGGAGGCGCCAGTTCGTGCGGCCGCTTCGCACTCTGTGGCCCGCGGCTCGGGGAACATGGGAGGGATGGCGCTTCGTGCGCACTGCAAGAGAGGCAGCGACGCGTCATGGGTGA
- a CDS encoding glycosyltransferase family 2 protein gives MNRHVIAIPTFRRPKALVRALHAVEMQLHEVHPPDNAMILVIDNDPAGSGRATAESFGVQYVVEPSPGIAAVRNRALTECADAATVIFIDDDEAPEPGWLTALLSVYRRFSPTAVAGKVVTTFPSDTEEWVRASGAFIRPQRRHEQLMTEAATNNLLLDIAEIQRLGLRFDERFGLTGGSDSMFTRLLTARGGTIRWAEDAVVVEQEDAGRFTRAWVLMRTFRFGNTSTRVTIALADTAVARVSARARMAARGAVRIVGGAGRWVLGAVSGSLPHRARGLRTAYRGAGMVAAATGYAHDEYGRRRAKQAA, from the coding sequence GTGAATCGACATGTGATCGCGATACCGACATTTCGTAGGCCGAAGGCGTTGGTGCGCGCACTGCACGCGGTCGAGATGCAGCTCCATGAGGTGCATCCGCCGGACAATGCCATGATCCTCGTGATCGACAACGATCCCGCTGGGTCAGGACGCGCGACTGCTGAGTCCTTCGGCGTGCAGTACGTCGTGGAACCGTCGCCGGGGATTGCTGCCGTGCGGAATCGAGCTCTGACAGAGTGCGCGGATGCCGCGACGGTCATCTTCATCGACGACGACGAGGCACCCGAACCGGGCTGGCTTACCGCGCTCTTGAGCGTCTACCGTCGCTTCTCGCCGACCGCAGTGGCGGGCAAGGTCGTCACCACCTTCCCCAGCGATACTGAAGAATGGGTCCGAGCGAGCGGCGCCTTCATACGGCCACAACGCAGGCATGAGCAGCTGATGACCGAGGCTGCGACGAACAATCTGCTCCTGGACATCGCTGAGATTCAGCGCCTCGGGCTGAGGTTCGACGAGCGATTCGGTCTGACCGGCGGTAGCGACAGCATGTTCACTCGACTCTTGACCGCGCGAGGGGGAACCATCCGGTGGGCCGAGGATGCCGTCGTGGTGGAACAGGAGGACGCTGGGAGATTCACACGCGCCTGGGTACTCATGCGGACGTTCCGTTTCGGTAACACCTCTACTCGGGTGACGATCGCACTCGCCGATACCGCGGTGGCACGCGTCAGTGCTCGCGCGAGAATGGCGGCACGGGGTGCAGTCCGTATCGTCGGCGGTGCTGGTCGATGGGTGCTCGGCGCCGTGTCAGGATCTCTGCCTCATCGTGCCCGCGGGCTACGAACCGCGTACCGCGGGGCGGGGATGGTCGCCGCCGCGACGGGCTATGCGCATGACGAGTACGGCCGTCGGCGCGCAAAGCAGGCCGCCTGA